The following are encoded together in the Gammaproteobacteria bacterium genome:
- the uvrA gene encoding excinuclease ABC subunit UvrA: MFVPRFPGSLQHKACNARLEARTGQSLIPVNFALLWGRVALPGSARQDACQSRAGTLRAPDSGWISVEDSIVIEGARQNNLKNLTLRLPLGELLVVTGVSGSGKSSLAFDTIYAEGQRRYVETFSPYARQFLERMDKPQVDAIRGIPPAIAIDQTNPVRTSRSTVGTMTELNDYLKLLFARAAHLHCRRCDQLVKRDSADSVAETLMREAGSEPVALISFAVELLPGMSAEELTQLLQAQGYTRVSVLGDALMVIQDRLRLREANRSRLGESLETAFRLGRGKLTVQLQDGDDAARELRFSSGLHCAGCDIAYQEPTPNTFSFNSPIGACETCRGFGRTIGIDYRLVIPDPARTLREGAVKPWQTESFSECQHDLERYARQRRIRLDVPWQDMSPEQRAWVIEGEGEIDTGVWYGVRRFFAWLESKSYRMHIRVLLAKYRSYDRCSDCHGARLKPDALLWRLESAADDAGTGRNFPALGALPIERVEAFFAAIRLPAGFDEASSMVLTEIRSRLRFLVEVGVGYLALDRQSRTLSGGEVQRINLTTALGTSLVNTLFVLDEPSIGLHPRDVSKVVSVLRRLRDAGNSLLVVEHDPQLMLAADRILDMGPGPGHAGGELVFFGEASAIHDAPGSLTAAWLRGERRIARVPRPPDEDGAALELHGVSEHNLKAIDVRIPLRQLVCVTGISGSGKSTLVGDVLVNAARQALGKPGDAPGRHDVLRGMEYLTDVVLVDQAPIGKSARSNPASYVGAWGAIRQLFCAAPLARERGYTPGTFSFNAGDGRCPVCNGSGFEHVEMQFLSDVYLRCPECDGRRFRAEVLEVRLANGHSIAEVLELTVAQAIACFAAEHAVLAGLAPLAQVGLDYLALGQPVPTLSGGEAQRLKLAGHLAKSNASRAGHTLLVFDEPTTGLHFEDISRLLGAFDTLLDSGHSLLVIEHNLDVIDCADWLIDLGPEGGEAGGELVFCGTPDAIVREPGSHTGVALKTYRRDRGKRMRVMDRPQKRAAVRNCIDIHRAREHNLKDLDLSIPRDAFTVITGISGSGKSTVAFDILFAEGQRRYLESLNAYARQFVQPAARPDVDSIRGIPPAVAVEQRTSRGGRKSTVSTMTEIHHFLRLLFVKLGVQYCPDCTIPIDAQPVEVIHERLMRDFRGTRVQLLAPLIMARKGYYTELAKWAARQGHERLRVDGEMLPVEPWPRLDRYREHTIELPLATIDVRARSAGVLREALAVALAAGNGMVTALGIEGRAQGVQHGYSTRRACPRCQRSFAELDPRLFSYNSVHGWCGGCFGTGLRMEGFDAGQSGEEQLWNAWWQGNESECPQCAGQRLKPEALAVRLWDRGIADFSTLTVLEAEQCFGTLKLAGREREIARDILPELCARLGFLREVGLGYLGLQRSAPSLSGGEAQRIRLAAQLGSNLRGACYILDEPTIGLHPRDNRMLLDTLERLRAKGNTVVVVEHDEDTIRRADFLVDLGPGAGRLGGEVVACGSVAQVLRNPQSVTARCLRDPLPHPMRGVRRAVPADGAMLTVRGAKLHNLRGLDVSIPLARLVCLSGVSGSGKSTLMREVLEPNLRERIAGRAQRKKHRTQWMACTGIEGWETITRVLEVDQTPIGKTPRSCPATYVGIWDAIRKLYAATPEGRLRGFGAGRFSFNTAGGRCEGCEGQGMQRIEMSFLPDVSVVCEQCGGARFDEETLKVCYRGKRISDVLAMSVSDAAEFFVSHAAIQRPLQLLIDVGLGYLRLGQPSPTLSGGEAQRIKLVTELARVKSDGSMRGGGQSLYLLDEPTVGLHMADVEKLLEVLHRLVDGGSTVLVIEHNLDVLAEADWVIDLGPEGGDAGGRVVAEGTPERLARRSRSSHTGAALSPFLGSRSAAQRQTANTPGAGGKPPGVKIRRAR; encoded by the coding sequence ATGTTCGTTCCCCGCTTTCCAGGCAGCCTGCAACATAAGGCCTGCAACGCGCGGCTTGAAGCACGGACCGGACAATCGTTGATTCCGGTCAATTTTGCCCTGCTGTGGGGCCGTGTTGCATTGCCGGGTAGCGCTCGGCAAGATGCCTGCCAATCGCGTGCCGGCACCCTGCGGGCACCGGACAGCGGATGGATCAGCGTGGAAGACAGCATCGTCATCGAGGGCGCGCGGCAGAACAACCTGAAGAACCTCACCCTGCGTCTGCCGCTCGGCGAGTTACTGGTGGTGACAGGCGTCAGCGGCTCGGGCAAGTCCTCGCTGGCTTTCGACACCATTTACGCGGAAGGTCAGCGCCGCTATGTCGAGACCTTCTCGCCCTATGCGCGGCAGTTTCTCGAGCGCATGGACAAGCCCCAGGTCGACGCGATACGCGGCATTCCGCCGGCGATCGCGATCGACCAGACCAACCCGGTGCGCACCTCGCGCTCGACAGTCGGCACCATGACCGAGCTCAACGATTATCTGAAGCTGTTGTTCGCGCGGGCCGCGCACCTTCACTGCCGCCGGTGCGATCAGCTGGTGAAGCGCGACAGCGCCGACAGCGTGGCGGAGACGCTGATGCGCGAGGCAGGCTCGGAGCCGGTTGCGCTGATCAGCTTTGCCGTGGAGCTGCTGCCCGGGATGAGCGCGGAGGAGCTCACGCAGCTGTTGCAGGCGCAGGGTTATACCAGGGTCAGCGTCCTTGGCGATGCGCTGATGGTGATCCAGGACCGCTTGCGGCTGCGGGAGGCAAACCGCTCGCGCCTCGGCGAGAGTCTCGAGACCGCGTTCCGGCTGGGGCGGGGCAAGCTGACGGTACAATTGCAGGACGGAGATGATGCGGCGCGCGAGTTGCGCTTCTCCAGCGGATTGCACTGCGCCGGGTGCGATATCGCCTACCAGGAACCCACGCCAAACACGTTTTCCTTCAATTCTCCGATCGGCGCCTGCGAGACCTGCCGTGGATTCGGGCGCACCATCGGTATCGATTACCGCCTGGTGATACCGGATCCGGCACGCACCCTGCGCGAGGGCGCGGTCAAGCCCTGGCAGACCGAGAGTTTCAGCGAATGCCAGCACGACCTGGAGCGTTATGCGCGCCAGCGCAGGATCAGGCTCGATGTGCCCTGGCAGGATATGAGCCCGGAGCAGCGCGCATGGGTGATCGAGGGCGAAGGCGAGATCGACACCGGTGTCTGGTACGGGGTGCGACGCTTCTTCGCCTGGCTCGAATCGAAGAGTTACCGGATGCATATCCGGGTGCTGTTGGCGAAATACCGCAGCTACGATAGGTGCAGCGACTGCCACGGTGCGCGGCTCAAGCCCGATGCGTTGCTGTGGCGCCTGGAGAGCGCGGCCGATGACGCCGGAACCGGGCGGAATTTCCCCGCGCTTGGTGCCCTGCCGATCGAGCGGGTGGAAGCATTTTTTGCCGCCATCCGCTTGCCCGCGGGGTTCGACGAAGCCAGCTCGATGGTGCTGACCGAGATCCGTTCGCGGCTGCGTTTCCTGGTCGAGGTAGGGGTCGGGTACCTGGCGCTGGATCGCCAGTCGCGCACGCTGAGCGGTGGCGAGGTGCAGCGGATCAACCTGACCACGGCGCTCGGCACCTCGCTGGTGAATACCCTGTTCGTGCTCGACGAGCCGAGCATCGGATTGCATCCGCGTGACGTGTCGAAGGTGGTGTCGGTGCTGCGCCGTCTGCGTGATGCCGGGAATTCGCTGCTGGTGGTCGAGCACGACCCGCAGCTGATGCTGGCCGCCGACCGGATTCTCGATATGGGCCCCGGCCCGGGGCATGCCGGCGGGGAGCTGGTGTTTTTCGGCGAGGCCTCCGCGATCCACGATGCGCCGGGCTCGTTGACCGCCGCCTGGCTGCGGGGCGAGCGCCGTATCGCACGCGTGCCGCGACCACCCGACGAGGATGGCGCAGCGCTGGAACTGCACGGTGTCAGCGAACACAATCTCAAGGCCATCGATGTACGCATTCCGCTCCGGCAACTGGTGTGCGTGACCGGGATCAGCGGCTCCGGCAAATCGACACTGGTCGGCGATGTGCTGGTCAACGCGGCGCGCCAGGCGCTCGGCAAACCCGGTGATGCCCCCGGGCGCCATGATGTGCTGCGCGGCATGGAGTACTTGACGGATGTGGTGCTGGTGGACCAGGCGCCGATCGGCAAGAGCGCGCGCTCCAACCCGGCCAGCTACGTCGGTGCCTGGGGTGCGATACGCCAGCTGTTCTGTGCCGCGCCGCTGGCACGCGAGCGCGGCTACACCCCGGGAACCTTCAGCTTCAATGCCGGGGATGGCCGCTGTCCGGTCTGCAACGGCAGTGGTTTCGAACACGTCGAGATGCAATTCCTGAGCGATGTGTACCTGCGTTGTCCGGAGTGTGACGGGCGGCGCTTTCGTGCCGAAGTGCTGGAGGTCAGACTCGCGAACGGCCACTCGATTGCCGAAGTGCTGGAACTCACCGTTGCCCAGGCGATCGCGTGTTTCGCGGCGGAGCACGCGGTGCTGGCCGGGCTCGCGCCGCTGGCGCAGGTCGGTCTCGATTATCTCGCGCTGGGGCAACCCGTGCCGACACTCAGCGGCGGCGAGGCCCAGCGGCTGAAGCTCGCCGGGCATCTCGCCAAATCGAATGCCAGCCGCGCCGGGCACACTCTGCTGGTGTTCGACGAACCGACCACGGGCCTGCATTTCGAGGATATATCGCGGCTGCTCGGGGCCTTCGACACCCTGCTCGATTCGGGTCACTCGCTGCTGGTGATCGAGCACAACCTCGACGTGATCGACTGTGCGGACTGGTTGATCGATCTCGGCCCCGAGGGCGGTGAGGCGGGTGGCGAGCTGGTGTTCTGCGGTACCCCGGATGCCATCGTGCGTGAACCGGGCAGTCACACGGGCGTGGCGCTGAAGACCTATCGCCGTGATCGCGGCAAGCGCATGAGGGTAATGGACAGACCGCAAAAGCGGGCGGCTGTGCGCAACTGCATCGATATTCATCGTGCGCGCGAACACAATCTGAAAGACCTGGATCTCTCCATTCCGCGCGATGCGTTCACGGTGATCACCGGCATCAGCGGCAGCGGCAAGAGCACCGTGGCGTTCGATATCCTGTTCGCGGAAGGACAGCGTCGCTATCTCGAATCGCTGAATGCCTATGCGCGCCAGTTCGTGCAACCGGCGGCACGCCCCGATGTCGATTCCATCCGCGGCATCCCGCCGGCGGTTGCGGTGGAGCAGCGCACCAGTCGCGGCGGACGCAAGAGCACGGTCTCGACCATGACCGAGATCCATCATTTTCTGCGCCTGTTGTTCGTGAAGCTCGGGGTGCAATATTGTCCGGATTGCACGATCCCGATCGATGCGCAGCCGGTGGAGGTCATCCACGAGCGCTTGATGCGCGACTTTCGCGGCACCCGCGTGCAGTTGCTGGCACCCCTGATCATGGCGCGCAAGGGTTATTACACCGAGCTGGCGAAATGGGCCGCGAGGCAGGGACACGAGCGGTTGCGGGTCGACGGCGAGATGCTGCCGGTCGAGCCGTGGCCGCGACTCGATCGCTACCGCGAACACACGATCGAGCTGCCGCTGGCAACGATCGATGTGCGGGCGCGTTCGGCGGGCGTGCTGCGCGAGGCGCTGGCGGTGGCGCTCGCGGCCGGCAATGGCATGGTCACCGCGCTCGGCATCGAGGGGCGCGCGCAGGGCGTGCAGCACGGCTATTCCACGCGGCGCGCCTGCCCGCGTTGCCAGCGAAGCTTTGCCGAGCTCGATCCGCGGCTGTTCTCCTATAATTCGGTGCATGGCTGGTGCGGCGGCTGCTTTGGCACCGGTCTGCGCATGGAGGGTTTCGATGCCGGGCAGAGCGGTGAAGAGCAGTTGTGGAATGCCTGGTGGCAGGGGAACGAGAGTGAATGCCCGCAATGCGCGGGACAGCGCCTGAAGCCGGAGGCACTGGCGGTGCGGTTGTGGGATCGCGGCATCGCCGATTTCAGTACGTTGACGGTGCTCGAGGCCGAGCAGTGCTTCGGGACTCTCAAGCTCGCCGGGCGCGAACGCGAGATCGCCCGTGACATCCTGCCCGAACTGTGCGCGCGGCTCGGCTTCCTGCGCGAAGTCGGTCTCGGCTATCTCGGCCTGCAGCGCTCGGCGCCGAGCCTGAGCGGTGGCGAGGCGCAACGCATCCGCCTCGCCGCGCAACTCGGCTCCAATCTGCGCGGGGCGTGCTACATCCTCGACGAACCCACCATCGGCCTGCACCCGAGAGACAACCGCATGCTGCTCGATACGCTCGAGCGGCTGCGCGCCAAGGGCAATACCGTGGTGGTGGTCGAGCATGACGAGGACACCATCCGGCGCGCGGATTTCCTGGTCGATCTGGGCCCGGGTGCCGGTCGCCTCGGTGGCGAAGTGGTCGCCTGCGGCAGTGTTGCGCAGGTGTTGCGCAACCCGCAGTCGGTTACCGCGCGTTGCCTGCGCGATCCGCTGCCGCATCCCATGCGCGGTGTCCGGCGCGCGGTGCCCGCCGATGGTGCGATGCTCACGGTGCGCGGCGCGAAGCTGCATAACCTGCGCGGGCTGGATGTTTCGATTCCGCTGGCGCGGCTGGTGTGCCTGAGCGGGGTGAGCGGCAGCGGCAAGAGCACGCTGATGCGCGAGGTGCTGGAGCCGAATCTGCGCGAACGGATCGCCGGGCGCGCGCAGCGCAAGAAGCACCGCACGCAATGGATGGCATGCACCGGCATCGAGGGCTGGGAAACCATCACCCGGGTGCTGGAAGTCGATCAGACACCGATCGGCAAGACGCCCCGGTCGTGCCCCGCAACCTATGTCGGGATCTGGGATGCGATTCGCAAGCTCTATGCCGCGACGCCCGAGGGACGTCTGCGCGGATTCGGCGCCGGACGGTTTTCCTTCAACACGGCGGGCGGGCGCTGCGAGGGCTGCGAAGGGCAGGGCATGCAGCGCATCGAGATGAGCTTCCTGCCCGATGTAAGCGTGGTGTGCGAGCAGTGTGGTGGCGCGCGTTTCGATGAGGAGACGCTGAAAGTGTGCTATCGCGGGAAACGCATCAGCGATGTACTGGCGATGAGTGTCAGCGATGCCGCTGAATTCTTTGTTTCGCACGCCGCGATACAGCGCCCGCTGCAACTGCTGATCGATGTCGGCCTGGGCTATCTGCGGCTCGGGCAGCCCAGTCCCACCCTGAGCGGCGGCGAGGCACAACGCATCAAGCTGGTCACCGAACTGGCTCGGGTCAAGAGCGACGGGAGCATGCGTGGTGGCGGGCAATCTCTCTACCTGCTCGATGAACCGACCGTGGGTCTGCACATGGCGGATGTGGAAAAGCTGCTCGAAGTGCTGCATCGACTGGTCGATGGGGGATCGACGGTACTGGTGATCGAGCACAATCTCGATGTGCTCGCCGAGGCCGACTGGGTGATCGACCTGGGGCCGGAAGGAGGGGATGCCGGCGGGCGGGTGGTTGCCGAGGGAACGCCCGAGCGTCTGGCACGCCGGAGCCGGAGTTCGCATACCGGTGCCGCGCTGTCACCGTTTCTGGGTTCGCGTAGCGCAGCGCAGCGGCAAACGGCAAATACACCTGGCGCGGGTGGCAAACCGCCCGGAGTCAAAATCAGGAGGGCGCGATGA
- a CDS encoding HIT family protein codes for MPSIFTRIIDGEFPGHFVWKDEQAVAFMTIQPVREGHLMVIPRAEIDHWDDLPEALAAHLMVVSQRIARALKDVFPCRRIGMMIAGLEVAHTHLHLVPIDDLGDLSFARARSADAPRLADEATRIRAALRAHGHSEADF; via the coding sequence ATGCCAAGCATTTTCACCCGTATCATCGACGGCGAATTCCCCGGACATTTTGTCTGGAAGGATGAACAGGCGGTCGCATTCATGACCATCCAGCCGGTGCGCGAGGGCCACCTCATGGTCATTCCGCGAGCCGAGATCGATCATTGGGACGATTTGCCGGAAGCCCTGGCCGCGCATCTGATGGTGGTGTCGCAACGTATCGCACGCGCGTTGAAAGACGTGTTTCCGTGCCGGCGCATCGGCATGATGATCGCGGGCCTGGAAGTAGCGCACACCCATCTGCACCTGGTACCGATCGATGATCTGGGCGATCTGTCGTTCGCCAGGGCACGCTCGGCGGATGCGCCGCGCCTGGCCGATGAAGCGACCAGGATTCGCGCCGCGCTGCGTGCCCACGGGCACAGCGAAGCGGATTTCTAG
- a CDS encoding DNA-deoxyinosine glycosylase, whose amino-acid sequence MLLTGLAPIAGQGARILILGSMPGAASLAQQSYYAHPANAFWSLLGEVLDCEFPSGMPARARLLIRRRIALWDVVHRCRRSGSLDSAIERASVEPNDLPRLLQQYPSIGQVFFNGAAAEALYRRILRVHVDAARPGLCYQRLPSSSPANASWTRARKLAAWRAIGIALDSA is encoded by the coding sequence GTGTTGTTGACGGGGCTGGCACCGATCGCCGGGCAGGGTGCGCGCATCCTGATCCTGGGCTCTATGCCAGGTGCGGCATCGCTCGCGCAACAGAGCTATTACGCGCATCCGGCCAATGCGTTCTGGTCCCTGCTCGGGGAGGTTCTGGACTGCGAGTTTCCATCCGGGATGCCGGCACGGGCAAGGCTGCTGATCCGCCGGCGAATTGCGTTGTGGGATGTGGTGCACCGCTGCCGGCGCAGCGGCAGCCTCGACAGCGCGATCGAACGCGCATCAGTGGAACCGAACGATCTGCCGCGGCTGTTGCAGCAATATCCTTCGATCGGGCAGGTGTTTTTCAATGGTGCCGCGGCGGAAGCGCTTTACCGGCGCATTCTTCGGGTACACGTTGACGCGGCTCGCCCCGGGCTTTGTTACCAGCGATTGCCTTCCAGCAGCCCGGCCAATGCGTCATGGACGCGGGCACGCAAGTTGGCGGCGTGGCGTGCGATTGGCATCGCGCTAGACAGCGCCTGA